In Nostoc sp. CENA543, a single genomic region encodes these proteins:
- a CDS encoding DUF1634 domain-containing protein, with the protein MSNFDSGLPWVVSPPQEDQVDVLALPKEEVDSDIAALEQQQSKISAGESDIHENITKTDKELQLENILSQLLKYGVFIACAVVLWGGLLYLNVHGSERANYQFFRGEPDTLRSPVDVMQAASSGSSSAIIQLGLLILIATPILRVIISLVMFFWQRNFIYVILNLLVLSALLYSLIGAYY; encoded by the coding sequence ATGAGCAATTTTGATTCTGGTTTGCCTTGGGTGGTATCACCGCCACAGGAGGATCAAGTAGATGTTTTAGCTTTACCAAAAGAAGAAGTTGACAGTGATATTGCAGCACTAGAACAGCAACAATCAAAAATTTCTGCTGGTGAATCTGATATTCATGAAAATATCACTAAAACAGACAAGGAATTACAATTAGAGAATATCCTGAGTCAACTATTAAAGTATGGTGTATTCATTGCCTGCGCTGTAGTTCTCTGGGGCGGATTATTATATTTAAATGTTCATGGTAGCGAACGTGCTAATTATCAATTTTTTCGGGGAGAACCAGATACATTGCGTTCGCCTGTGGATGTCATGCAAGCTGCTTCTTCTGGCAGCAGTAGTGCAATTATTCAGTTGGGATTATTAATATTAATTGCTACACCTATTTTAAGAGTGATAATTTCTCTGGTTATGTTTTTCTGGCAGAGAAATTTTATTTATGTAATTCTAAATTTATTAGTCTTATCTGCTCTACTTTATAGCTTGATAGGTGCATATTATTAA
- a CDS encoding sulfite exporter TauE/SafE family protein has product MNIWEFSLLVWVGSFTAGLVGSLTGLGGGVVIVPLLTSVFGVDIRYAVGASLVSVIATSSGAACRYIKTGYTNLRLGMFLEVATTIGAIIGALIATFVTVKALTIVLAIVLLYSAYLSQQPKKEHPEGESTDSLGNYFQLNGTYPTGNGLMSYQVHAVPAGFGVMLVAGVISGLLGIGSGAFKVLAMDQIMGIPFKVSTTTSNFMIGVTAAASAGVYLARGYIDPGLSMPVMLGVLPGAILGAKILVGTKTQVLRIIFGLVLVVMALKMVYNSFV; this is encoded by the coding sequence GTGAATATTTGGGAATTTTCTTTACTAGTTTGGGTAGGTTCATTCACTGCTGGATTAGTTGGTTCACTAACTGGCTTAGGTGGTGGAGTTGTAATTGTTCCTTTGTTAACTTCAGTATTTGGGGTAGATATTCGTTATGCAGTTGGTGCTTCGTTGGTATCTGTAATTGCGACTTCTTCGGGTGCTGCTTGTAGATATATTAAAACTGGCTATACTAATCTTAGATTAGGAATGTTTTTAGAAGTTGCCACTACTATTGGTGCAATTATAGGGGCGTTAATTGCTACTTTTGTCACAGTAAAAGCCCTCACTATTGTATTAGCAATTGTCTTGTTATATTCCGCATATCTTTCACAACAACCTAAAAAGGAACACCCCGAAGGGGAGTCTACAGATTCTTTAGGTAATTATTTCCAACTTAATGGTACTTATCCCACTGGTAATGGCTTAATGTCTTATCAAGTTCATGCTGTGCCGGCTGGGTTTGGCGTTATGTTAGTCGCTGGGGTAATTTCTGGGTTACTAGGAATTGGTTCAGGTGCATTTAAAGTATTAGCAATGGATCAAATTATGGGTATCCCATTTAAAGTTTCTACCACCACCAGTAACTTTATGATTGGTGTTACAGCCGCCGCTTCTGCTGGAGTTTACTTAGCAAGAGGTTACATTGATCCAGGTTTATCAATGCCTGTAATGTTAGGGGTATTACCTGGTGCTATTTTAGGTGCAAAAATCCTTGTGGGAACAAAAACACAAGTATTAAGAATTATTTTTGGTCTTGTGTTGGTAGTTATGGCATTGAAGATGGTTTACAACAGTTTCGTTTAG